In Thermosphaera sp., a genomic segment contains:
- a CDS encoding heterodisulfide reductase subunit A-like protein, whose translation MNVFEVVNYFRRNKKVDFAAIHPQLCATDGDNFWRALLSGNWDGKIVVAGCDPAMQRKMFGWVFRELGFDESKFRGVEIRNMSTEEAIKAIEEALNA comes from the coding sequence GTCAACTATTTCAGAAGAAATAAGAAGGTTGACTTCGCAGCGATTCACCCTCAACTCTGCGCAACCGACGGTGATAACTTCTGGAGGGCGTTGTTGAGTGGTAATTGGGATGGAAAGATTGTGGTGGCCGGTTGCGACCCAGCAATGCAGCGGAAGATGTTTGGATGGGTTTTCCGAGAGTTGGGTTTCGATGAGTCCAAGTTTAGAGGTGTTGAAATAAGGAATATGAGTACTGAGGAGGCCATCAAGGCTATTGAGGAAGCTCTGAATGCATGA
- a CDS encoding ferredoxin family protein, with the protein MTKNWYPVINYEKCVGCLTCYNFCPHGVYDLGADGKPVVVKPDNCVELCRGCQKICPSSAIKYFGDED; encoded by the coding sequence TTGACGAAGAACTGGTATCCAGTAATAAACTATGAGAAGTGCGTCGGATGCCTAACATGCTATAACTTCTGCCCGCACGGGGTATACGATCTAGGCGCTGACGGGAAGCCGGTGGTGGTTAAACCGGATAACTGCGTTGAGCTGTGCAGGGGTTGCCAGAAGATCTGCCCATCATCAGCGATCAAGTATTTTGGAGACGAAGACTAA